DNA from Quercus lobata isolate SW786 chromosome 1, ValleyOak3.0 Primary Assembly, whole genome shotgun sequence:
accATCATGGGTGCCATATGCGCTGGTTCTGTCCGGTGgagcgaggcccagcttcgacCGAAGCGGCCACGTGTGAAGACGATCCTGCAACTTCTGCTGTTCCACCCTCATCCTCAACTCCTTCTACCTCCACTCCTACCTCCTCTATCGCTAGTGTCACTCTCTAAAGATGCTACTGCAtctttacgccaagggttttgtgaccaaggagtttcctgatcttcatcattgatgaattgaaaaactttgcagccaataaccTCTTCAAATTGCTgaagttagtcatgtactgggattcgtgcacaTTGGTTAGTcccgtactgggattcgtgcatcaagggaaagattgccgctacaataggccaaagggtttggtaagggttcaattgtaggttggtatttcgagataggccaaagggtttggtaagattccttattagtttcttggacctctatatatgctatctacaaatTTATATGCAAAACATCGACATTGTTTTCCGATAAAAATTCTTGGTCAGGAGTACTTGTGATGCCCCAACTTGATTACTTGTGTAATGTGTATGAGTGTGTGATGAGTCctacatcgggtatttactgagTAGAtctgggttttattaacaactacaaggagtctcaattatgactaatccttttgaggtatagcgcagatgtagCTAGCTTTTTTCCTTAGGTTGTGACAGTGTTGGTATTAGAGCTCTAAGTTATGATTTTGTAGGCAATTAGAACTTCTGATGTTTTTGTATAGGATGTGGAAGAATAGGCTTGAATCATTGGATAATCAATGGgtattttatgggtttgataatTGTTAGAAGCTATGTGCCTGTATGCTTAGGATCATAAGAATAGTAAAAGCTTTAGTATCTCTTGTATActatgatttttctttgagGTTTATCCAACTCTAAAGTGTTGTTCATTTGGTTATGGGAAAATGCCACCCCGCAATTCTACCCCTTCTAGTTCTGAGCCAAATCCTGAAAACCTTGAGGGTGTTTTTAATGCTATTAGAAGTCTTGCTGAGGTGGTGGAAAAACATGTTAGTACTAGTGGAACAGCTAAGCCCAAAGATGCTAAGATTGAAGGATGTACCATTGAGCAATTCAGGAAAATGGGTCCTCCTTCATTTTTGGGAAACCCTGATCCTATAGAAGCAAAGACTTGGATAATGCAAATGGAGAAAACATTTGATGTGGTTGGTTGTACAGAGGTACAAAAAGTCTCTTTTGCTTCATTTATGCTGAAAGGGGAAGTAGAGCATTGGTGGAGATCCACTAAAAAGACTTTGCCACTTGAGGAAGATGAGATATTGACTTGGACTATTTTCCTTGAtgctttttatgagaaatattttccAGAAAGTGTACAGGATGAGAAAGAAGTAGAGTTTATGGAGCTCATTCAAGGGAATAAAACGGTGTTACAGTATAAGGCTAAATTTATTGAGTTGGCTTGATTTGCCCCTCATGTTGTGTCTGATGATGTTAGGAAGGCTAAGAAATTTCAAAGGGGACTACGACCAAGTATCAGAACTAGGATGGCAGCCTTATGATTGAAGGCTTACTCTGAGGTAGTGGAGATGGCAAAAGTTgttgagaaggaatgtgaagaCTATCAGAAAATTCgagatcaaaataaaaagagatccAAGCCTGAAgaatatcaaaaagaaaatgaaaatgacaaaCTATTCAAAAAGAAGACTACAATAGAACTAGAGCCTAAGGTGGTGCAACAAGTAATAGAGAATTGTTCAAAGTGTGGTAAAAAGCATAATGGTGTTTGCTATCGTGAAAGTGGGGCATGTTTTAAGTGTGGAAAAATGGGTCATCATATCAAACATTGCCTAGCTTTGAAGAATGAGCCGATGGTTAAGCCTAATAATGTAAATCAACTGCCAAAAATCCAAGGACGAGTGTTATCTATTACTGGGCAAAGTGATGAGGAAACTAAGTCAATTACCATCTCCTTATTTTCTCTTATTAAGTGAAACAATGGTTGCTGAGTTTATGTAAGTATTGTATGGTTATGATAGTAGACAAGGAAGTAATGGCTGACTTAATTCTCTTTAAGATTTGAGATTTTGATATGATATTATGTAGATTGGTTATCATTATACTTTTGAGTTCTAAATAGGGGTTATATTCAACAATGTATTTCCATGTGGAAAAGATATTATGCATAGACAATAGGCTATTGAATAAGATGATTGTGAGGAATAAATATCGATAACCCAAGATTGTCCTTAAATCAGGTTACCATCAACTCAAAGTTAAGAACGAATATATTCTTAAGATTGTCATCCATACATGTTATGGCCAGTATTGAGTTTTAGTGATGCTAATTTGGTGGGCTAATATCTCTCTCTATTCAAGGACTAAGGTACGTCAAGTTTAGAGGACTAAACTTATTTTAAGGGGGGAAGAGTGTAATACCCCGATTTGATTTTATGATCATCACCGTCGTCGTCATTATCAATATAGAGTTGAGGTACTATATGTGTGTGCATAGTAGGATGGGAGTAGACAATTTTGTGGTATTACAAAATAAGTGAGAAGATTAAAGTTTTAGTGCATACAATTTAGTGcggtaattaaaataataaataaataaaagagaaagatgTTTTATGGGCCTCTTGGAGACTAAAGAGATAAGTTTAAGTGGGTTTTAATCTACAGCCCACTACCCCACTAAGCCCACATCTTTGATGCGTCAAATATAAGGTAGATGAAAagataaattagggttttcataGAAAGGGTTTTATCACTTAGGAGACTAGGAGGTGTACTTTTCCCTTGGAGTTTAGAACAATACAATTGAAGATACAAACAATTTGTTCAAGAGCTTGCGGAAGATTAAAGTGTTCAGCTGTGTTCAAAAGTATTAGCAAGAGAGGTAAATAATTATGTataatatgcacaagttttgtCATTTAGGTTCTTAGATGTCAAAGGTTTTCAAAAGTCATATTTTTAAGCTTACGTTTTCTAAAGTTTATTGAAAGTATTTTTACatcattgaaagagaaacttCGAATTTTAAATAACGTTTTAAATGTCCGAACCTCAATTAAAAGATGgtttctaaactaaactatttttcagaaaataattgagtttcaaagtaagttttctaaaaaggttcttgttctttaagtttgtttaaaaccaaatgatttcaaagtcatattcttatttttcaaatggtatttaagatgtttcttttagcaaattgggttttcaaacttactcaagaaatgtaaaaatatttatataaactcctTAGTTCCTATTCGTTCCCTAAAAGAGTTAAGCATCTTTTGATTTATGTTTCAATTTGATGTTGTGATATTTGATATGCCTTTATTGTTggaataattattaaaattaagaaaattattctattttgtatacattttgttttgtgatatgtgactcaaaatgagtgtttttagaattgatcagatatatgtgtaaatccgctcacaggattgtatgtgagaatatgtgttgatcCCTCACCAGCAGGGGTTAAATGTTGATATCcactcacaggattgtatgtgagaatatgtaaTGTGTATATGTGACATTGTGCTCTGATCAATTATCTATATGTGttttcaattgattttaagatttgattatatatgtattaagtGGTTCTTTATATGtttggaaaactatttttgatattttgagtgaaattgtgaaatcaaactcgtgctttgcttgactctattccgttgtgtattctgtataattacttactagatgtgtggctcaccccatcaattGCTGTTTTCAGATTAAAGTGTAGTTGGGAATATAGAACCATTGAATCGCTTTGTAAGGGGCAAGGTAGAGTGTGGAAGTTGTAGGCAACTTCAGTATTACTTGAAGACTTGTAGAATTTTAGTTACCCTTATTTtgtaattcatattttatatagtGGAGATTATTTCCAATTTGTAGAGTTTAGATTTTTGtaagaggttttttttaagagtattgtatctttggagttttaatttatttcgaATTAGTTCTGTTTATGGAGTTATATAAATTCAGCAAgttagtcatgcatctaaattcatattccatggatttgggtcaTGAGAgtattggtatcagagccggcccagTAACCTTGTATGAGTTCGAAAACATTACCCCACAAAATGGGCCTTatcgaggacgttagggatttaagtaagggagattgtgatgccccaatatgattgattgtgtgatgtgtgtaggtgtatgatgagtcccacattgaGTATTCACTGAATAGacctgggctttattaacaactacaaggaatCTCAATTATGACtaatccttttgaggtatagcgcagatatagctagcgcttttccttggatTATTACAGTACCTTAGGGCATTACGGAACAAAATTtaaccaagttttttttttcttgccaaAGGCTTTTCCATTTATTTCTCAAACCACTGCATATGCcacctacaagttttcgtgcaaaaacaCCGAAATTGTATTctagtcaaaattcttggccagttGGACCTAGGGGcattattgaacaaaatttaaccgagttttttattttcttgcaaaaggtttttccatttatttctCGAAA
Protein-coding regions in this window:
- the LOC115955694 gene encoding uncharacterized protein LOC115955694; the encoded protein is MPPRNSTPSSSEPNPENLEGVFNAIRSLAEVVEKHVSTSGTAKPKDAKIEGCTIEQFRKMGPPSFLGNPDPIEAKTWIMQMEKTFDVVGCTEVQKVSFASFMLKGEVEHWWRSTKKTLPLEEDEILTWTIFLDAFYEKYFPESVQDEKEVEFMELIQGNKTVLQYKAKFIELA